A single genomic interval of Juglans regia cultivar Chandler chromosome 1, Walnut 2.0, whole genome shotgun sequence harbors:
- the LOC108998597 gene encoding membrane steroid-binding protein 1, whose translation MALELWETLKEAIPVYTGLSPATFFTVIALFFAVYYVISGLFGSSDHHQRSREYEQPSQPPPPPVQLGEISEDDLKQYDGSDPEKPLLMAIKGQIYDVSQSRMFYGPGGPYALFAGKDASRALAKMSFEEKDLTGDITGLGPFELEALQDWEFKFMSKYVKVGTVKSVPVTDGAPTGEHAESTDRDVAKPAEDGPSESAAVITEETPAAEADAAKE comes from the exons ATGGCTCTGGAACTGTGGGAGACACTGAAGGAGGCGATCCCAGTCTACACGGGGCTCTCTCCGGCGACCTTCTTTACGGTTATCGCTCTTTTCTTCGCTGTATACTATGTGATATCGGGTCTGTTTGGGTCTTCCGACCATCATCAGAGGTCTAGGGAGTACGAGCAGCCGTCGCAGCCTCCGCCGCCTCCGGTGCAGCTCGGAGAGATCTCCGAGGATGACCTCAAGCAGTACGATGGATCCGACCCCGAGAAGCCTTTGCTCATGGCCATCAAGGGCCAGATCTACGATGTGTCGCAGAGCAG GATGTTTTATGGACCAGGTGGACCTTATGCATTGTTTGCTGGAAAGGATGCTAGCAGAGCTCTTGCAAAAATGTCCTTTGAAGAGAAAGATCTGACAGGGGATATAACCGGTCTAGGTCCATTTGAACTCGAGGCTTTGCAGGACTGGGAATTCAAGTTTATGAGCAAGTATGTTAAGGTTGGAACCGTCAAGTCTGTTCCAGTGACTGATGGGGCACCGACCGGTGAACATGCAGAATCTACCGATCGCGATGTTGCTAAGCCTGCTGAAGATGGTCCATCAGAAAGTGCAGCTGTTATCACTGAGGAAACTCCTGCTGCTGAGGCTGATGCTGCAAAAGAGTAA